CCTCAATACGCTACGACGCCCTGACCCCCAGGGGCCTCGTGCGGGGCCGCATAAGGGCGGTTCCCGGAAACACCGTCCCGGATGAAAGAAGGTTCATGCCCACGGGGCTTAAATCAATGCTTTCGGGCCAGACCGGGCTTGTGGTGGGAAGGATCGTTTCATGGAATCCCAAACACGCAATTTCAAAAGATGAAGAGTATGGATTGAACTTTTTCGCCCAGCGAACGCCCTTTCAGGTGAACGTGAAAATCGGCCACCAGAGCTCCCTGGTGTGGGTCACGGACCTTGAGACAGCGGCCCCGGTGGCCGGGGCAAGGGTTCGTATTTACAGGGGAAAGGTGCTTTCCGATCCCAAGAAATCAAAAATCCTCGGCGAAGGCGTGACGGACGCCGAAGGCTTTCTGATGCTTCCGGGGCGTGTGGCTCTTGGGATTTCCAATCAATGGGGCCACGAGGAAATGATGTCGGACTATTCCGACACTGTAACCCTGGTGCGCGTGGACAAGGCCCAAAAAATGGCCCTGCTGCCCCTTACCGGCGAATTTTACACCTACAGCAGGGGAGTATGGTCGGCGGACGCTCCCCGCTACGGCCACGTTAAGGCCTGGGGCCTCACGGCCCAGGGCATCTACCGGGCTGGCGACACCATAGATTACAAGATTTTCGTGCGGGACCAGGACAACTTAAGCTTAACCTCCGCCCCAAAAAAGGGCTACAAGCTCATTGTGGAAGACCCCACGGGCAAGAACATACTGGAATTGAAGGATATAAGCCTTAACGAATTCGGGGCCTTCGACGGGAAGCTGCCCATACCCAAGTCTGCCGCCGTGGGCCATTACCAATTCTACCTCTCCTCAAATCTGGTGAAGTTGCAATGGTCTCCAATAACGGTTCTGGTCACCGATTTCACCCCCTCGCCCTTTCGGGTTACGGCACAGCTCTCAGGCGTTATTTTTTCACCCGGCGACAGGGCCGAACTTTCGGTGAACGCGCGCCTTCACGGCGGCGGCCCCTATAGCGGGGCGGAAGTGAAAACCTACGGCCAGATAACCGAGCAGATGTTTTCATCCGACCACGTGGAAGCCCGCGATTTCTCCTTCGCTCCGCCCCCCACGGAACCCTTCTCCGACACCGGCGGAGATTATTATCCCGAAACCCGCACCGCCGACTTCATCAGCGAGGAAAAGACCCTCGACCAGAAGGGGGACCTTGTTTCCGTAAACGCGGTGCCTGAAACGGAATTCGCCTGCGGCTCCATAGCCGTTGAAGCCTCTGTTTCAGACGACCGTGGCCGCAGCGTTGCGGCCCTGGCAACGGCCAAATACGTGGGAGCCTTCCGGTTCGTGGGCTTAAAGGCCCGAAGCTGGGTGTTCGGGAAGGGAAAGCCCGCCCTTGTGGGGATGATAGTGACCGACCAGACGGGCGCACCGGCGGAAGGGTCAGAGGTCTCCGTCACCGTCAAGCGCCGGATAATAAAGGACGCGCGGGTGATGGGCCCCGGAAACGCCTATATGCACGAGTATTCCTACGAGTGGGCAGACACGGCCAGCGGAAAAATTGTTTCCGGCAAAACCGCGAAGGACTTTTCCTTTGTTCCGCCCGAACCGGGGGAGTACCGGCTCGTGGCCGCCGTCACCGATGAAAAGGGCCGCTCCCAGAAAAGCTGGCTCGATCTCTGGGTCACGGGCGAAGGCTATTTGCAGTGGGATTACCAGGACAGCTCGGAAATTTCGGTGATCGCCGAAAAAGAATCCCTAAAGGTGGGAGACGTTGCGCGGTTCCGGGTTAAAAACCCCTTTGCAAAAGCCACGGCCCTTGTGACGGTGGAGCGCATCGGCGTCATCTCAAAGCGCCTTATGACTTTTGATACGCCCATGCCCATAATCGAAATCCCCGTGACAAAAGAGATGATGCCGGGCTTCTACCTTTCGGTGGTTGTCCAGTCGGGCAGGGTTTCCACGCCCCAGAAACCGGGCGAGGCCGACCTTGGCAAGCCGGCGTCCCGCATGGGCTACGCACGGGTGGAGGTGACGGACCCGGTGAAGGAAATTAAGGTTACGGCGGTCACCGGCAAACCATCCTACAGGCCCGGCGAGACGGTGAACGTTGAGCTTTCCTCGATCCTTCCTGACCCTTCCCGCAAGGAGCCGGTGGAATTTTCCGTTGCAGTGGTGGACGAGGCGGTTTTCGACCTCATAGAAGGCGGCCGCGACCGCTTCGACCCCTACAAGGGCTTGTACGGCCTTGGCGGGCTTGACATGAACAACTACAGCCTCGCTTCCATGCTGATAGGCATTCAGCGCATGGAGAAAAAGGGCGTGGCGTTCGCAGCGGCAGGCGAGGACGACAAACGGCAGGCGGTTCGCAACCGGTTCAAGTTCCTGGCCTTCTGGAACCCGTCAATCAAGGCCGATGAAAACGGGAAGGCGAAATTTTCCTTCACCGCCCCGGACAACCTGACCGGCTGGCGCATACTGGCCATTGCCGCAACCCCCACCGACCGCATGGGCCTGGGCGAGGGGACCTTCACCGTAACCCGGCCCGTCGAAATACGGCCCGCGCTTCCCAACCAGCTTACCGTCGGCGACACTTTTTCCGCCGGTTTTTCCATCCTTAACCGCACCGATTCCCTAAGGGCCATAACGGTTGAGGCCAAGGTGACGGGTGCGGGAAGCGGCGGGTCTGTGAGGCAGACCGTGAACGTGGAGCCTTTTCAGAGGGTTACGGTGTCTTTCCCGGTAAAGGCCGCCTCACCCGGAGAGATGGCCTTCACCGCAAGGGCTGCGGCTGGCGAGGACAGCGACGGGCTTGCCGTGTCAATCCAGGTCCTTGCCATACGGAGCCTTGACCACGCGGCCCAATACGGCAGCCTCACAGAAGGCGAGGCAAGGGTCTCGGTGAAGATTCCCGAAGACGCCCACCCGGACGCAGGGAGCCTCTCCGTCACCCTCTCGCCCACCATAATATCGAACCTGAAAAACGCCTTCGATTTCATGCGCCGCTACCCCTACGAGTGCTGGGAACAGAAGCTTTCCCGTGCCGTGGCGGCTTCCGGGTATCTCGCGCTTTCCGGCCATTTCCCAAAGGACGCGGGCGCGGAAAGGGACGCAAAGGCCCTTATTGGGTCAGTTTTGTCCCAGGCTGCGGACTTTCAGGCCCAAAACGGGGGGATGTGCTACTATACGCCCAAAAACGAGTACGTCTGCCCCTATCTTTCGGCCTACACGGCCCTGGCCTTTTCCTGGCTGACCCAAAACGGGCGCAGGGTTCCCGACGACGTGGACAAAAGGCTTTCCGCCTACCTGGAAAACCTCCTGCGCAAAGACATGTCGCCAGCCCACTACACCCCGGACATGACGGCGGACGTAAGGGCCACGGCTCTTTACGCCCTTTCCAGGCGTGGAAGGATAAAGCCCGCCGACATCGCGCGATTCGCCCGGTCCGTCCCCAAAATGTCCCTTTTCGGCAAGGCCCAGTTCCTGTCTGCGGCCCTTGCGGCAAAGGCCCCGCAGAAGACCGTGTCGGATATCGCTCTTTCCATCCTTGGCAGGGCCAGCCAAACCAGCGGGCGCATGACCTTCGACGAAAGGCGCGATGAACGCCATTCCTGGATTCTTTCCAGCGGAAACAGGAATGACGCGGCCATTCTTTCGGCCTTCACCGCCCTTTCCCGCACCGCGTACGGCAAGGCCCTTCTGGGCGACGCCCCGGAAAAGCTCGCCCGAAGCCTGGTTCTCGCCGTGGGCGCGGGCGGATTCTGGCCCAGCACCCAGGAAAACGCCTTCGCCATAACGGGGCTTACGGACTACGCCCGCTTGTTTGAAAAGGCCAAGCCGGACATGCTGGCTGCTGCCCATCTTGGAAACGAGACCCTTGGCCGGGCGACCTTCAACTCCTTTTCCCTGCCCGCTGTCGAGCTTTCCCGGCCCCTTGCATCAAGCGACATTGGCCTAGCCCAGAATTTTCTGATAGAGAGAAAGGGCGTGGGACGCCTCTATTACACCGCCCGCGCAAGCTTCGCCCAAAAGGCCGAAAAACCCACGTCCACCAACGCCGGAATCGAGGTGGTCCGGGAATACTCGGTGGAAAGGGACGGAAAGTGGGTTCTGGCCGGGCGGCCCCTAAGCCTTAAGCGGGGTGATCTGGTGCGGGTGGACCTTTACGTCACGATTCCGGCGGGGCGCTATTACGTTGTGGCGGACGACCCGGTCCCCGGAGGGCTTGAGCCGGTGAACCGCGATCTTGCCACGGCGTCTGCGGTGGACGCGGCAAAGGCGGAAACCGAGCCCGCGCCCGGCGCTTATTACTACAAGTGGCCGGAATGGAACGCCTACGGGTGGAGTCGCTACAGCTTCTACCACCAGGAGTTGAGGCATGATTCGGCAAGGTGGTACTCCGATTATCTCTCAAAGGGCCGTTACCACCTCTCCTACGTGGCCCAGGCGGTTGCCGCCGGAACATTCACAGCCATGCCCACCCTTGCAAGCGAGATGTACTCGCCCGATGTTTACGGAAAAGGACTGGCGGAAAAGCTCACCGTCACCGACTGATCACGAAAAATGAGGATCACCATGAGTACGCCGGATGAAAAAGACGCGACCCTGGACGCAATTTTGAGGGAGCAGAGAAGCCGGGAGCAGGGCTATCGGGAAAAGGCCCTCAAGATGTTTCCCTGGATATGCGGAAGGTGCGCAAGGGAGTTCGAGGGAAAAAGGGTCAAGGAACTCACCGTCCATCACAAGGACCACAACCACGACAACAACCCGGCTGACGGCAGCAACTGGGAGCTTCTGTGCCTCTACTGCCACGAAAACGAGCACGAAAGGCACAAGGTGGCGGACGCCTCGGCAGCCGAAGCGCCCGGCA
This window of the Deltaproteobacteria bacterium genome carries:
- a CDS encoding large extracellular alpha-helical protein, with the protein product MSLRLKKTLGWLVFAVLAIVAGLFLGTAGAGKTGALEIVLVTPSDDAVEESRQIVFHFNRPVVPLGRMERTADEIPATIEPALNCTWRWLDTATLACDLSEGRAFTPATRFKVTMKPGISDESGETLAAPFTHIFSTPGPETEEVRHYTYAAPQKPVLLVKFTLKVSRESVERALSFVPQTKLDGLVPVRAEAAPETLAEQYGLDNGGGPGTAEGGEFSGVWIISPARDLAPDTAYDIVEQPGLVSISGPVRGRGKGKVAETRTYGDFSFLGIDGEDIHGDPLEAKPGKREKNPRRFDIERSLQLTFSSPVAYSEIASNVKISPGGADSEEDKGEEDYEDEDDTIDQNDGDFTCDLPVTPRPYTTYRVTAPAGTIKDRFGRVLKKAIDITFSTDHLKPYAGFEYNTAVLESEVETDFPIVMTNMKSASIRYDALTPRGLVRGRIRAVPGNTVPDERRFMPTGLKSMLSGQTGLVVGRIVSWNPKHAISKDEEYGLNFFAQRTPFQVNVKIGHQSSLVWVTDLETAAPVAGARVRIYRGKVLSDPKKSKILGEGVTDAEGFLMLPGRVALGISNQWGHEEMMSDYSDTVTLVRVDKAQKMALLPLTGEFYTYSRGVWSADAPRYGHVKAWGLTAQGIYRAGDTIDYKIFVRDQDNLSLTSAPKKGYKLIVEDPTGKNILELKDISLNEFGAFDGKLPIPKSAAVGHYQFYLSSNLVKLQWSPITVLVTDFTPSPFRVTAQLSGVIFSPGDRAELSVNARLHGGGPYSGAEVKTYGQITEQMFSSDHVEARDFSFAPPPTEPFSDTGGDYYPETRTADFISEEKTLDQKGDLVSVNAVPETEFACGSIAVEASVSDDRGRSVAALATAKYVGAFRFVGLKARSWVFGKGKPALVGMIVTDQTGAPAEGSEVSVTVKRRIIKDARVMGPGNAYMHEYSYEWADTASGKIVSGKTAKDFSFVPPEPGEYRLVAAVTDEKGRSQKSWLDLWVTGEGYLQWDYQDSSEISVIAEKESLKVGDVARFRVKNPFAKATALVTVERIGVISKRLMTFDTPMPIIEIPVTKEMMPGFYLSVVVQSGRVSTPQKPGEADLGKPASRMGYARVEVTDPVKEIKVTAVTGKPSYRPGETVNVELSSILPDPSRKEPVEFSVAVVDEAVFDLIEGGRDRFDPYKGLYGLGGLDMNNYSLASMLIGIQRMEKKGVAFAAAGEDDKRQAVRNRFKFLAFWNPSIKADENGKAKFSFTAPDNLTGWRILAIAATPTDRMGLGEGTFTVTRPVEIRPALPNQLTVGDTFSAGFSILNRTDSLRAITVEAKVTGAGSGGSVRQTVNVEPFQRVTVSFPVKAASPGEMAFTARAAAGEDSDGLAVSIQVLAIRSLDHAAQYGSLTEGEARVSVKIPEDAHPDAGSLSVTLSPTIISNLKNAFDFMRRYPYECWEQKLSRAVAASGYLALSGHFPKDAGAERDAKALIGSVLSQAADFQAQNGGMCYYTPKNEYVCPYLSAYTALAFSWLTQNGRRVPDDVDKRLSAYLENLLRKDMSPAHYTPDMTADVRATALYALSRRGRIKPADIARFARSVPKMSLFGKAQFLSAALAAKAPQKTVSDIALSILGRASQTSGRMTFDERRDERHSWILSSGNRNDAAILSAFTALSRTAYGKALLGDAPEKLARSLVLAVGAGGFWPSTQENAFAITGLTDYARLFEKAKPDMLAAAHLGNETLGRATFNSFSLPAVELSRPLASSDIGLAQNFLIERKGVGRLYYTARASFAQKAEKPTSTNAGIEVVREYSVERDGKWVLAGRPLSLKRGDLVRVDLYVTIPAGRYYVVADDPVPGGLEPVNRDLATASAVDAAKAETEPAPGAYYYKWPEWNAYGWSRYSFYHQELRHDSARWYSDYLSKGRYHLSYVAQAVAAGTFTAMPTLASEMYSPDVYGKGLAEKLTVTD
- a CDS encoding HNH nuclease family protein, producing the protein MSTPDEKDATLDAILREQRSREQGYREKALKMFPWICGRCAREFEGKRVKELTVHHKDHNHDNNPADGSNWELLCLYCHENEHERHKVADASAAEAPGRKPPKSRPIPGDSPFAGLADLMKKKG